In Pseudomonas nunensis, a single window of DNA contains:
- the ptsP gene encoding phosphoenolpyruvate--protein phosphotransferase translates to MATSQQLQLHAPLSGVLMPLDLVPDPVFSTRVIGDGLCIDPTSSTLCAPLAGVVSNVQASGHAISIIGENGVQVLMHIGLDTVNLAGKGFTRLVEEGEQVDVGQSLIEFDADFVALNARSLLTLMLVVSGERFTWLVPESGLVDCGQPLLGLDTAGQALDEVNAEEGEALFSKPVTLANPNGLHARPAAVFAQAAKIFSASIFLHKKQDSVNAKSLVAIMTLQTAHGDVVQVSAAGPDAEEAIKTLAELLASGCGEAVTPPVEVNEVEASSLKVLRGVCASAGSAFGQVVQITEQKLDVVELGTTPHAERDHLARGLAEAIAALQQLRDNATGDAQADIFKAHQELLEDPSLLEVAQVLINEGKSAAFAWRAATESTATLFKSMGNALLAERAADLTDVGQRVLKQILGVPDHAIDLPEGAILIAEQLTPSQTAGLDTRKVLGFATVGGGATSHVAILARAAGLPAICGLPIQVLALADGTQVLLDADKGELQLDPDLAAIEQLQANRQQQQKRHQHELAHATLAACTRDGHHIEVTANVASLSETEQAMSLGGEGVGLLRSEFLYLDRNHAPSHDEQASTYSAIARALGPTRNLVVRTLDVGGDKPLAYVPMDSETNPFLGMRGIRLCLERPQLLRDQFKAILSSAGLARLHIMLPMVAQLSELRLARQLLEEEALALGLTELPKLGIMIEVPAAALMADLFAPEVDFFSIGTNDLTQYTLAMDRDHPRLASQADSFHPSVLRLIASTVKAAHAHGKWVGVCGALASETLATPLLLGLGVDELSVSVPLIPAVKAAVREVDLADCQAIALQVLGLESAEQVREALRLYHEATVDTSLVLEN, encoded by the coding sequence ATGGCCACATCCCAACAATTGCAGCTGCATGCGCCACTGTCCGGCGTATTGATGCCTTTGGACCTTGTCCCCGACCCGGTGTTTTCCACTCGGGTGATCGGTGATGGCCTGTGCATCGATCCGACTTCGAGTACCTTGTGCGCGCCGCTGGCCGGGGTGGTCAGCAATGTGCAGGCCAGTGGGCATGCGATCAGCATCATCGGGGAAAATGGCGTGCAGGTGTTGATGCACATCGGTCTCGACACGGTGAACCTGGCGGGCAAGGGTTTCACCCGGTTGGTGGAGGAGGGCGAGCAGGTTGACGTCGGGCAGTCGCTGATCGAGTTCGATGCCGATTTTGTCGCGCTGAATGCCCGCAGCCTGCTGACGTTGATGCTGGTGGTCAGCGGTGAGCGGTTTACGTGGCTGGTGCCCGAATCTGGCCTGGTGGACTGCGGCCAGCCGTTGCTGGGTTTGGACACCGCCGGGCAAGCATTGGATGAAGTGAACGCGGAGGAAGGCGAGGCACTGTTCTCCAAACCGGTGACCCTGGCCAACCCGAACGGCTTGCATGCGCGTCCGGCGGCGGTGTTTGCCCAGGCCGCCAAAATATTTTCAGCGAGTATTTTCCTGCATAAAAAGCAGGACAGCGTGAACGCGAAATCCCTGGTGGCGATCATGACGTTGCAGACCGCTCACGGTGACGTGGTGCAAGTCAGCGCGGCGGGGCCCGATGCTGAAGAAGCGATCAAGACCCTGGCCGAGCTGTTGGCGTCGGGCTGCGGTGAAGCGGTGACGCCGCCGGTTGAGGTGAACGAGGTCGAGGCTTCATCGCTGAAGGTTCTGCGTGGTGTTTGCGCATCGGCTGGGTCGGCGTTTGGCCAAGTGGTGCAGATCACCGAACAGAAACTGGACGTCGTTGAACTCGGCACCACACCGCACGCTGAGCGCGATCATCTGGCTCGGGGCTTGGCCGAGGCAATCGCCGCCCTGCAGCAGTTGAGGGACAACGCGACTGGCGACGCGCAGGCGGACATCTTCAAGGCGCATCAGGAACTGCTCGAAGATCCGAGTCTGCTGGAAGTCGCTCAGGTGCTGATCAACGAGGGCAAAAGCGCGGCGTTCGCCTGGCGCGCGGCCACCGAGTCGACGGCCACCCTGTTCAAAAGCATGGGCAATGCCTTGCTGGCCGAGCGTGCGGCAGACTTGACGGATGTCGGTCAGCGGGTGCTTAAGCAGATTCTGGGTGTGCCGGATCATGCAATCGATCTGCCGGAAGGTGCGATCCTGATCGCCGAACAACTGACACCGTCACAGACCGCCGGACTCGATACCCGCAAGGTGCTGGGGTTTGCCACGGTCGGCGGTGGCGCCACCAGCCATGTCGCGATCCTGGCCCGGGCCGCTGGCCTGCCGGCGATCTGCGGTTTGCCGATCCAAGTGTTGGCGCTGGCCGACGGCACGCAAGTGTTGCTCGATGCCGACAAGGGCGAATTGCAGCTTGATCCGGATCTGGCCGCCATCGAACAACTGCAAGCCAATCGTCAGCAACAACAGAAACGCCATCAACATGAACTGGCCCACGCCACACTCGCCGCGTGCACCCGCGACGGTCATCACATCGAAGTGACGGCCAACGTTGCCTCGCTGAGCGAAACCGAACAGGCGATGAGTCTGGGCGGCGAGGGCGTCGGACTGTTGCGTTCGGAGTTTCTGTATCTGGATCGCAACCACGCGCCGAGCCACGACGAGCAGGCTTCCACCTACAGCGCCATCGCCCGCGCCCTGGGACCGACGCGCAATCTGGTGGTGCGAACCCTGGATGTTGGCGGCGACAAACCGCTGGCCTACGTGCCGATGGACAGCGAAACCAACCCGTTCCTCGGCATGCGCGGGATCCGCCTGTGCCTGGAGCGCCCGCAACTGTTGCGCGATCAGTTCAAGGCGATCCTCAGCAGCGCCGGTCTCGCTCGTTTGCACATCATGTTGCCGATGGTCGCGCAGCTCTCGGAATTGCGTCTGGCGCGGCAACTGCTGGAAGAAGAGGCGCTGGCGCTGGGCCTAACGGAACTGCCGAAACTGGGGATCATGATCGAAGTGCCGGCTGCCGCGTTGATGGCGGACCTGTTTGCGCCCGAGGTGGATTTCTTCTCAATCGGCACCAACGATTTGACCCAATACACCCTGGCCATGGACCGCGATCATCCGCGCTTGGCCAGTCAGGCCGACAGCTTTCACCCGTCGGTGTTGCGCTTGATCGCCAGCACCGTCAAAGCGGCGCATGCCCACGGCAAGTGGGTCGGGGTGTGCGGCGCGTTGGCCTCGGAAACCCTGGCGACGCCGTTGTTACTGGGGTTGGGGGTGGATGAGTTGTCGGTGAGTGTGCCGTTGATTCCGGCGGTTAAAGCGGCGGTTCGGGAGGTGGATCTGGCCGACTGCCAGGCCATTGCCCTGCAAGTGCTGGGGCTGGAAAGCGCCGAGCAGGTGCGCGAGGCGCTGCGGCTGTACCACGAGGCGACGGTCGATACTTCACTGGTTCTGGAGAACTGA
- a CDS encoding PTS transporter subunit EIIB — MFEKMQRAFWKALTPDLVVDEPKQAVQPVVGLAGDIVEALGGVDNLKSQKPVALTRVRVELRDVGQMDRQALNRAGVPGVMLLDDGVVHLITGLPH, encoded by the coding sequence ATGTTCGAGAAAATGCAGCGGGCGTTCTGGAAAGCGTTGACGCCGGATCTGGTGGTGGATGAGCCCAAGCAGGCTGTTCAACCGGTTGTCGGTTTGGCCGGGGATATCGTGGAGGCGTTGGGCGGGGTGGATAACCTCAAGTCGCAGAAGCCTGTGGCATTGACGCGGGTGCGGGTGGAGTTGCGCGATGTCGGGCAGATGGATCGGCAGGCATTGAATCGGGCGGGTGTGCCGGGGGTCATGCTGCTGGATGACGGGGTGGTGCATTTGATCACTGGCCTCCCGCATTGA